The Mesomycoplasma flocculare ATCC 27399 genome includes a window with the following:
- a CDS encoding FAD-dependent oxidoreductase has protein sequence MKIISIGTNHAGTSFLRTLKTIFPQAELVSYDRNTDISFLGCGIALWVSDEFSNPSGLFYSSPEQLKGMGINVNLQHDVLEIDRKNKTITVKNLVSGKIFKDSYDKLVFAGGTWPIIPPFEGVNLENILVSKTFTHAKAIKEKAIDPSIKNVIIIGGGYIGIELLEAFHKYGKKTTLIDMQDRIIPNYFDYEFTRKMEEKIRAEGINLQFGQKVTRFIADESGKKVAFVETDKGEYAADLVILAIGFLPNTKILTDVEKLPNGAIKVDEFQRSLSDENLYAIGDSAAMFHNVTQKYAHIALATNAVKSGIVAAFHIAGRNDIPFPGYVGTNAISVFGFNYASTGYCERGCSLIGIEDIATEYLEDWDRPEFMQEKSKVWIKITYQKSTLKLVGAQIGSYGKRFNHTEVIYFLSLAIQKGLKLPEIALSDFYFLPHFNKPFNFVIQVILNALGLSYNK, from the coding sequence ATGAAAATAATATCAATCGGCACAAACCATGCTGGAACCTCATTTTTAAGAACATTAAAAACTATTTTTCCACAGGCAGAACTTGTGTCTTATGATAGAAATACTGACATTTCATTTTTAGGTTGCGGAATTGCGCTTTGAGTTTCAGATGAATTTAGCAATCCATCTGGGCTTTTTTATTCAAGTCCTGAGCAATTAAAAGGAATGGGAATTAATGTCAATTTACAACATGATGTCCTTGAAATTGATCGCAAAAATAAAACAATTACTGTTAAAAATTTAGTTAGTGGAAAAATTTTTAAAGATAGTTATGACAAGCTAGTTTTTGCAGGTGGAACCTGGCCAATAATTCCGCCTTTTGAAGGAGTAAATCTTGAAAATATTTTGGTTTCAAAAACTTTTACTCATGCAAAAGCAATTAAAGAAAAGGCTATTGACCCTTCAATTAAAAATGTGATTATAATTGGTGGCGGTTATATCGGGATTGAATTACTTGAAGCTTTTCATAAATATGGCAAGAAAACTACGCTAATTGATATGCAAGACCGCATTATTCCTAACTATTTTGATTACGAATTTACCAGAAAAATGGAAGAAAAAATTCGTGCCGAAGGAATAAATCTTCAGTTTGGGCAAAAAGTTACGCGTTTTATTGCCGATGAAAGTGGTAAAAAAGTTGCTTTTGTTGAAACCGATAAAGGGGAATATGCAGCCGATCTTGTAATTTTAGCGATTGGGTTTTTGCCTAATACAAAAATTTTAACTGATGTTGAAAAATTACCAAATGGCGCAATTAAAGTTGATGAATTTCAACGTTCTCTTAGCGATGAAAATCTTTATGCAATCGGCGATTCTGCGGCAATGTTTCATAATGTAACACAAAAATATGCGCATATTGCGCTAGCAACAAATGCTGTAAAATCAGGAATTGTTGCTGCTTTCCACATTGCAGGCCGTAATGATATTCCTTTTCCAGGTTATGTTGGAACAAATGCAATTTCTGTTTTTGGTTTTAATTATGCCTCAACAGGTTATTGCGAAAGAGGTTGCTCGTTAATAGGAATTGAAGATATAGCCACTGAATATCTTGAAGATTGAGATCGCCCTGAATTTATGCAAGAAAAGTCAAAAGTTTGGATTAAAATTACCTATCAAAAATCAACTTTAAAACTAGTTGGAGCGCAAATCGGTTCATATGGTAAACGTTTCAATCACACTGAGGTGATTTATTTCCTTTCACTTGCAATTCAAAAAGGCTTAAAATTACCTGAAATTGCCCTTTCTGATTTTTACTTTCTTCCACATTTTAACAAACCATTTAATTTCGTAATTCAAGTGATTTTAAATGCGTTAGGTCTTAGTTATAATAAATAA
- a CDS encoding thymidine phosphorylase, translated as MNLFEIIEKKAQKQRLNEEEISFMINGFQSGLISDYQFSAFLMAILINGLDDEELFYFTREIIASGKTINLSKISGTKIDKHSTGGVGDKISLIIGPIFAALGYKVAKMSGRGLGFTGGTIDKLESIPGFRTQLTEASFLEQVQKIGLAITAQSKALVPADKKIYALRDVTGTVSSIPLIASSIMSKKIATGADIIVIDVKCGSGAFMNDLSKAKKLANKIKMLGKKFGKKTIVKITNMEAPLGKMVGNKNEIIESLSILQGSQSQLSEFANELVAQTLSEIEKIKIEKARQKVANIIESGKPSEIFLKMVAAQGGNLTTIQSSNFWIPAYKEQIFAPQSGYIKWENALIFGKIVAILGGGRTKLNQKIDYEAGICLEVENGTYIQEDQLILSLYSSNTIDLKKIETLISKTFSIKPEPEFQKMFLS; from the coding sequence ATGAATTTATTTGAAATAATTGAAAAAAAAGCGCAAAAACAACGACTAAATGAAGAAGAAATCAGCTTTATGATCAACGGTTTTCAAAGCGGGCTTATCAGTGATTATCAATTTTCAGCTTTTTTAATGGCAATTTTGATTAACGGACTTGACGATGAAGAGCTTTTTTATTTCACTCGCGAAATTATTGCATCAGGAAAAACAATTAACCTTTCAAAAATCAGCGGAACTAAAATCGACAAACACTCAACTGGCGGAGTAGGCGATAAAATCTCTCTAATTATTGGGCCAATTTTTGCCGCACTTGGTTATAAAGTAGCAAAAATGTCCGGACGCGGGCTTGGATTTACCGGGGGTACAATTGATAAATTAGAATCAATTCCCGGTTTTCGTACTCAACTAACAGAAGCTAGTTTTTTAGAACAAGTTCAAAAAATTGGGCTTGCAATTACCGCTCAGTCAAAGGCTCTTGTCCCCGCAGATAAAAAAATCTATGCATTACGTGATGTTACAGGAACAGTTTCATCAATTCCATTAATTGCAAGTTCAATTATGTCCAAAAAAATTGCAACAGGCGCTGACATTATTGTAATTGATGTAAAATGTGGAAGCGGTGCTTTTATGAATGATCTTTCCAAAGCAAAAAAATTAGCAAATAAAATTAAAATGTTAGGAAAAAAGTTTGGCAAAAAAACAATCGTAAAAATTACCAACATGGAAGCGCCACTTGGAAAAATGGTTGGCAATAAAAACGAAATTATCGAATCCCTTTCAATTCTTCAAGGAAGCCAATCCCAACTTAGCGAATTTGCAAATGAATTAGTCGCGCAAACTTTATCCGAAATTGAAAAAATCAAAATTGAAAAAGCGCGCCAAAAAGTTGCTAACATTATCGAATCAGGTAAACCAAGCGAAATTTTTTTAAAAATGGTAGCTGCTCAAGGTGGAAATTTAACAACAATTCAATCATCTAATTTTTGAATTCCGGCATATAAAGAACAAATTTTTGCACCACAAAGTGGCTATATTAAATGAGAAAATGCTTTAATTTTTGGAAAGATTGTCGCTATTTTAGGTGGCGGTCGAACAAAATTAAACCAAAAAATTGACTATGAAGCAGGAATTTGCCTTGAAGTCGAAAATGGAACTTATATCCAAGAAGACCAACTAATTCTCAGCCTATATTCTTCAAATACAATTGATCTTAAAAAAATTGAAACCTTGATTAGCAAAACCTTTTCAATTAAGCCAGAGCCTGAATTCCAAAAAATGTTTCTTTCATAG
- a CDS encoding purine-nucleoside phosphorylase: protein MTPHIEAKKNEIAPIVLMPGDPLRAEFIAKKFLKDVKLVSKVRNNLIFTGEYKGKKVTIASSGMGSGSIGIYAYELFKFYDVEKIIRVGSAGSYDKNLEIYNLVITKSAWSDSCSFPALISGKQSHLSYPDLGLVANLFHSATKLKLNPTYIRIHSTDVFYASRDLEKTISLSKAKAVEMESFALFTIAKHLQKKAASILTISDNLITKSELDHLERQEKFIEMFEVALGAI from the coding sequence ATGACACCACATATTGAAGCTAAAAAAAACGAGATTGCACCAATTGTGTTAATGCCTGGCGATCCATTACGGGCAGAATTTATCGCTAAAAAATTTCTAAAAGATGTAAAATTAGTCTCAAAAGTTCGTAATAATTTGATTTTTACTGGCGAATATAAAGGTAAAAAAGTAACTATCGCCTCATCTGGAATGGGATCAGGATCAATTGGCATTTATGCCTACGAATTATTTAAGTTCTATGATGTTGAAAAAATAATTCGTGTTGGCTCAGCTGGATCATATGATAAAAATCTTGAAATTTATAACCTAGTAATTACAAAATCAGCATGATCCGATTCTTGTTCTTTTCCTGCGCTTATTAGCGGAAAACAGTCACATTTATCTTACCCTGATCTTGGATTAGTTGCAAATTTATTTCATAGTGCAACGAAATTAAAACTAAATCCGACTTATATAAGAATTCATTCAACCGATGTTTTTTATGCAAGTCGTGATTTAGAAAAAACAATTTCTTTATCAAAAGCCAAGGCAGTTGAGATGGAATCCTTTGCGCTTTTTACAATCGCAAAACATTTACAAAAAAAAGCAGCTTCAATCTTAACTATTTCCGATAATCTAATTACAAAATCAGAACTTGACCACCTTGAAAGACAGGAAAAATTTATAGAAATGTTCGAAGTTGCCCTAGGAGCAATTTAA
- the secA gene encoding preprotein translocase subunit SecA, with protein sequence MKKLFNFFKTSSELRLAYRLLKQINQKRSYYGAMTDYDLANQTNIFKKRLANGEKLKDIRVEAFAVAREATKRILGKTPYDVQILGGLILDMGSVAEMKTGEGKTIASIPPVYLNALLGQGVIVSTVNEYLAERDAEDNGKVYNFLGLSVGINKNEMNADAKRLMYNADITYSTHSELGFDYLRDNMVFSTAEKVQRGLNFCLIDEIDSILIDEAKTPLIISGGQNNSPAQYLSANQFVNILLEEDFYIDEETKGIKLNDKGIDKANAFFGLRNLYEIKNSELVHRIQNALRANKVMKRDVEYIVQNGKIQLVDQFTGRIMIGRSYSEGLQQAIQAKEGIEIEPETKTLATITYQNFFRLFKKLSGMTGTAKTEEQEFIDVYNMRVNVIPTNKPMIRTDEKDEIFATTHQKNQAIIAEVERVHKKGQPILIGTSQVVDSETLSDMLTQKGLYHTVLNAKQNQLEAEIIAKAGRKNAITIATNMAGRGTDIILEPGVIQLGGLYILGTDKAESRRIDNQLRGRSGRQGDPGISRFFISLQDQLLRRFSSFEQIFDIYGRTNGAIKGKYIHSVLLAAQKKIEGFNFDIRKTVLSYDDVIRQQRDLIYTQRDILLQIENFDHYIQKMIVRAVDIILGYDFILFPNQEINYTNLISFLNDNLSRISGFDFKNSEIENYPLEQLNEFLIKKLETIYFEQIQTVLKENLGETYFQSERQIILTTLDSQWQNHIDSIDKLRSSANLVQYSQKNPYQIFTEEATKKFNILVSESAYQAIIALFNNSNAEKMEYHQAILSDGSSISYPANTPDEIIEQIIATNEERIALMKKNEEENKPEFIANQLAELKIEKVDSREEFELWQIANKKLVNLKTEMPLEEKRNILVKMNQEQLEIIKEREYKKLTEQNFEIENYNNLDEFLGEGEGEENDLASENKDKNSVKIDFIDFKNEPDGFAKILFESKNENAQDILENDNTQTENSNAKENKNFERTNENSLDAIEISEPDD encoded by the coding sequence ATGAAAAAATTATTTAACTTCTTTAAAACCTCATCCGAACTCCGTCTAGCCTACCGTCTTTTAAAACAAATTAACCAAAAACGAAGTTATTATGGTGCTATGACCGATTATGATCTTGCAAACCAGACTAACATATTTAAAAAAAGACTTGCAAATGGTGAAAAACTAAAAGATATTCGTGTTGAAGCTTTCGCGGTTGCTCGCGAAGCTACAAAACGAATTTTAGGAAAAACGCCTTATGATGTCCAAATTCTTGGCGGACTCATTCTTGATATGGGTTCAGTTGCTGAAATGAAAACTGGAGAAGGAAAAACAATCGCTTCAATACCACCTGTTTATCTTAACGCACTTTTAGGTCAGGGCGTAATTGTATCAACTGTTAACGAATATTTGGCAGAACGCGATGCTGAAGATAACGGAAAAGTCTATAATTTCTTAGGCCTTTCGGTTGGGATTAACAAAAATGAAATGAACGCTGATGCAAAAAGGCTAATGTATAATGCAGATATTACTTATTCAACTCATTCAGAATTAGGTTTTGATTATCTGCGAGATAATATGGTTTTTTCAACAGCCGAGAAAGTGCAAAGGGGGCTAAATTTTTGCCTAATCGATGAAATTGATTCAATTTTAATTGACGAAGCAAAAACTCCTTTAATCATAAGCGGCGGACAAAATAATTCGCCTGCGCAATATTTATCAGCAAATCAATTTGTTAATATACTTCTTGAAGAAGATTTTTATATTGATGAAGAAACTAAAGGGATCAAACTTAACGACAAAGGGATCGATAAGGCGAACGCTTTTTTTGGTCTTAGAAATTTATACGAAATTAAGAACTCTGAACTAGTGCACAGAATCCAAAACGCACTAAGAGCAAACAAAGTTATGAAGCGCGATGTTGAATACATTGTTCAAAACGGTAAAATCCAATTAGTTGATCAATTTACTGGAAGAATTATGATAGGGAGATCTTATTCTGAAGGTCTCCAGCAAGCTATCCAAGCCAAAGAAGGAATTGAAATCGAACCTGAAACAAAAACACTTGCAACAATTACCTACCAAAATTTTTTTCGACTTTTTAAAAAACTATCCGGAATGACAGGAACAGCCAAAACCGAAGAACAAGAATTTATCGATGTTTATAATATGCGAGTTAATGTAATTCCAACAAACAAGCCAATGATTCGCACAGATGAAAAAGATGAAATTTTCGCAACAACACATCAAAAAAATCAAGCAATTATTGCAGAAGTTGAAAGAGTTCATAAAAAAGGTCAACCAATTTTAATTGGGACTTCGCAAGTTGTTGACTCAGAAACGCTTTCGGATATGTTAACCCAAAAAGGGCTTTATCACACAGTTTTAAACGCGAAACAAAACCAACTTGAAGCAGAAATTATTGCAAAAGCTGGAAGAAAAAATGCAATTACAATTGCAACAAATATGGCGGGACGAGGAACTGATATTATTCTAGAACCTGGGGTAATTCAACTTGGAGGACTTTATATTCTTGGAACCGATAAGGCAGAATCACGACGGATTGACAATCAACTTCGTGGTCGCTCAGGAAGACAAGGCGATCCAGGAATAAGTCGCTTTTTTATCTCACTTCAAGATCAACTTTTACGACGTTTTTCTAGTTTTGAACAAATTTTTGATATATACGGTCGTACAAATGGGGCCATTAAAGGAAAATATATTCACTCAGTTTTACTAGCAGCTCAAAAGAAAATCGAAGGTTTTAACTTCGATATTCGCAAAACTGTTCTTAGTTATGATGATGTTATCCGTCAACAAAGAGATTTAATTTACACTCAAAGAGACATTTTGCTTCAAATTGAAAATTTTGACCATTACATTCAAAAAATGATCGTGCGTGCTGTTGATATTATTCTTGGCTATGATTTTATTCTATTTCCTAACCAAGAAATTAACTATACAAATTTGATAAGTTTCCTTAACGATAATTTATCACGAATTTCCGGCTTTGACTTTAAAAATAGTGAAATTGAAAATTATCCATTAGAGCAACTTAATGAATTTTTAATAAAAAAATTAGAAACTATTTATTTTGAACAAATTCAAACCGTGCTAAAAGAAAATTTAGGAGAAACATATTTCCAATCTGAACGCCAAATTATTCTAACAACACTTGATAGCCAATGACAAAATCATATCGATAGTATCGATAAATTGAGATCTTCAGCTAATCTAGTTCAATACTCACAAAAAAATCCATACCAAATTTTTACCGAAGAAGCGACAAAAAAATTCAACATTTTAGTTTCAGAATCTGCTTACCAAGCAATAATTGCACTTTTCAATAACTCAAATGCTGAAAAAATGGAATATCACCAAGCAATTCTATCAGATGGAAGTTCTATTTCTTACCCAGCAAACACACCTGATGAAATTATTGAACAAATAATCGCGACAAATGAAGAAAGAATTGCACTTATGAAGAAAAATGAAGAAGAAAATAAACCCGAGTTTATCGCAAATCAGCTTGCTGAGCTTAAAATTGAAAAGGTGGATTCAAGAGAAGAATTCGAACTTTGACAGATTGCAAATAAGAAATTAGTTAATCTAAAAACAGAAATGCCGCTTGAGGAAAAACGTAATATCTTAGTAAAAATGAACCAAGAGCAACTTGAAATAATTAAAGAAAGAGAATACAAAAAACTAACAGAACAAAATTTCGAAATCGAAAACTATAATAATCTTGATGAGTTTTTAGGTGAAGGTGAAGGTGAAGAAAATGATCTTGCTAGCGAAAATAAGGACAAAAATTCAGTAAAAATTGATTTTATTGACTTTAAAAACGAACCTGATGGTTTTGCTAAAATACTATTTGAATCCAAAAATGAAAATGCTCAGGACATTTTAGAAAATGATAATACACAAACCGAAAATTCTAACGCAAAAGAAAATAAAAATTTTGAAAGAACTAACGAAAACAGTTTAGATGCTATTGAAATCTCAGAACCTGACGATTAA
- the ylqF gene encoding ribosome biogenesis GTPase YlqF has protein sequence MAKSLNNLSKKARIIDIFIIVVDARAPISSINDEFLKFISNKFLLVVVTKIDLGDSEKFLEIKNFFEQKNFFVLFLNLKNNTSKNIIISQLNYIFKLKQKKQKAKFETPSLKIFVLGMPNTGKSTLINLVTNSRLKVGNQPGITRNNQWISSGKFLFLDTPGILPPKIENQKIALKLALIGLIKQEIIDLNFLFFEAYKLISELYPNLIKDLDIKPAENEAEITKNLSKLAEIKHFKDKNGLDLIRCQIWFLNYIRQQKITLD, from the coding sequence ATGGCAAAGAGCCTTAATAATTTGTCAAAAAAAGCAAGAATAATAGACATTTTTATAATAGTTGTTGATGCCCGTGCACCAATTTCCAGTATAAATGATGAGTTTTTAAAATTTATTTCCAATAAGTTTTTGTTAGTTGTGGTTACAAAAATTGATTTAGGAGATAGTGAGAAATTCCTTGAAATTAAAAATTTTTTCGAGCAAAAAAATTTCTTTGTATTATTTCTAAATTTGAAAAATAATACAAGCAAAAACATAATTATATCACAATTAAATTATATTTTTAAATTAAAACAAAAAAAACAAAAAGCAAAATTTGAAACACCAAGCCTAAAAATTTTTGTGCTCGGGATGCCAAATACAGGAAAGTCAACTTTAATAAATTTAGTTACAAATTCGCGGCTTAAAGTTGGAAACCAGCCCGGAATTACACGAAATAATCAGTGGATTAGCTCAGGAAAATTTCTTTTTCTTGACACTCCGGGAATTTTGCCACCTAAAATCGAAAATCAAAAAATAGCATTAAAATTGGCGCTTATTGGTTTAATAAAGCAAGAGATAATCGATTTAAATTTCCTTTTTTTTGAAGCTTATAAATTAATTTCAGAATTATATCCAAATTTGATAAAAGATTTAGATATAAAACCTGCTGAAAATGAGGCTGAAATTACTAAAAATTTGTCAAAATTAGCGGAGATTAAACACTTTAAAGATAAAAATGGGTTAGATCTTATCCGATGTCAAATTTGGTTTTTGAATTATATTAGACAACAAAAAATTACCCTAGATTAA
- the uvrA gene encoding excinuclease ABC subunit UvrA has product MLKNKDTHNFIYIKGARENNLKNIDLVIPKNKLVVFTGLSGSGKSSLAFNTIYEEGKRRYIDSLSPYARQFLGGTKKPKVEAIYGLSPTISVEQKTSHNNPRSTVGTITEIYDYFRLLYAKIGKPFCPNHKVEIVAQKIVTILATILSWPPKTRLIIMAPVVEMEKGSHRNLIESLKNQGFLRAKINNSFYYLADEINLNPKQKHTIWVVIDRFLLENEEKSRLQTALEIAFELGKGIALCEFENSETVRFSKLQACPFGDFEMPNLENRLFSFNSPYGMCKTCKGLGTNLEADFDLIVPDKNLTINQGAIKYFGKSVNTKSLEWQEFKILLDYFEIPTDLKINKMTKKQLEMIKYGTNKSLNYFLISESGKRYDYFRPIEGILNKIQRKFWETSSEDLRLWFKKMMSEFPCSSCQGARLNNYALAVLLENYNIFQLSQLSIKDLIIFFKNLKLTEFDEKISTLILGEIKSRLSFLANVGLEYLNLNRSASTLSGGESQRIRLASQVGSQLTGILYVLDEPSIGLHQKDNDKLIATLKKMVEIGNSLIVVEHDFETILAADYLVDIGPKAGEEGGFLVAAGSINDIENEPKSITGQFLTKKLEIQIPKKRRIGNGQFIIIEKASENNLKNININIPLGKFVVVSGVSGSGKSTLVNQIIVNAVSKHLGATNIRIGKCAEIKGLFNIDKLIAINQSPIGRTPRSNPATYTSVFDDIREVFANTEQARALGFSKSKFSFNLQAGRCDKCQGDGQIKIEMHFMPDIYVLCDHCQGKRYKPDVLQIRFHGKTIADILDLTVLAALEFFHHWPKIVIKLQTLVDVGLGYIKLGQSAVTLSGGEAQRIKLATFLQKKPTGKSLFVLDEPTTGLHNYDVANLIKVLNRIVDNGDSIIVIEHNLEIIKVADYIIDLGPNGGDDGGQIIAKGTPEAVAKVKESYTGIYLKTILNTK; this is encoded by the coding sequence ATGCTTAAAAATAAAGATACACACAATTTTATTTACATTAAAGGAGCTCGCGAAAACAATTTGAAAAACATTGACCTTGTAATCCCAAAAAATAAACTTGTTGTTTTCACAGGTCTTTCAGGTTCTGGTAAATCTTCGCTAGCATTTAACACAATTTATGAAGAAGGAAAGCGTCGGTATATCGATTCTTTAAGTCCTTATGCACGGCAATTTTTAGGCGGCACAAAAAAACCAAAAGTTGAAGCAATTTATGGGCTTTCGCCAACAATTTCTGTAGAACAAAAAACAAGTCATAATAATCCGCGTTCAACTGTTGGAACTATCACAGAAATATACGATTATTTTCGGCTTTTGTATGCAAAAATCGGAAAACCTTTTTGCCCTAATCATAAGGTTGAAATTGTTGCGCAAAAAATTGTGACAATTTTAGCAACAATTTTATCTTGACCGCCGAAAACAAGACTTATTATTATGGCTCCAGTTGTGGAAATGGAAAAAGGTAGCCACCGAAATTTAATTGAAAGCCTTAAAAATCAAGGTTTTCTGCGCGCAAAAATTAATAATTCTTTTTATTATCTTGCAGATGAAATTAATCTCAATCCCAAACAAAAACATACAATTTGGGTTGTAATTGACAGATTTTTGCTAGAAAATGAAGAAAAAAGCAGACTCCAAACAGCCCTTGAAATTGCATTTGAACTTGGGAAGGGAATTGCGCTTTGCGAATTTGAGAATTCTGAGACTGTTAGATTTTCAAAATTACAAGCTTGTCCATTTGGTGATTTTGAGATGCCCAATCTCGAAAACCGCCTTTTTTCTTTTAATTCGCCTTATGGAATGTGCAAAACATGTAAGGGTTTAGGAACTAATTTAGAAGCTGACTTTGATCTTATCGTCCCTGATAAAAATTTAACTATAAATCAAGGGGCAATTAAATATTTTGGAAAATCAGTAAACACAAAATCACTTGAATGACAAGAATTTAAAATTTTACTGGATTATTTTGAGATTCCAACAGATTTAAAAATCAACAAAATGACAAAAAAGCAACTTGAGATGATTAAATATGGAACAAATAAATCACTAAATTACTTCCTAATTTCAGAAAGCGGTAAAAGATATGACTATTTTCGACCAATTGAGGGAATTCTTAACAAAATCCAGCGTAAATTCTGAGAAACATCCAGCGAAGACTTACGGCTATGATTTAAAAAAATGATGTCTGAATTTCCTTGCAGCTCCTGTCAAGGTGCAAGATTAAATAATTACGCACTTGCTGTTTTGCTAGAGAATTATAATATTTTTCAGTTATCTCAGCTATCAATAAAAGATTTAATAATTTTTTTTAAAAATCTTAAATTAACTGAATTTGACGAAAAAATTTCTACTTTGATTCTTGGCGAAATCAAATCTCGCCTCTCATTTTTAGCTAACGTTGGGCTTGAATATTTAAATTTAAATCGATCGGCCTCAACTTTATCAGGTGGTGAATCGCAACGAATTCGACTTGCGAGCCAAGTTGGTTCGCAACTAACAGGAATTCTTTATGTCCTTGATGAGCCTTCAATTGGTCTGCACCAAAAAGATAATGACAAATTAATTGCAACCTTAAAAAAAATGGTGGAAATCGGGAATAGTTTAATTGTTGTCGAACATGATTTTGAAACAATTTTAGCTGCCGATTATCTTGTCGATATTGGCCCAAAAGCCGGAGAGGAAGGCGGTTTTTTAGTTGCGGCCGGTTCAATAAATGATATTGAAAACGAACCAAAATCAATTACAGGTCAGTTTTTAACAAAAAAATTAGAAATTCAAATTCCAAAAAAACGTCGGATTGGTAATGGACAATTTATCATTATCGAAAAAGCAAGCGAAAATAATTTAAAAAACATTAATATCAACATCCCTTTAGGTAAATTTGTCGTTGTCTCTGGTGTTTCAGGTTCTGGTAAATCAACATTAGTAAACCAAATTATAGTGAATGCGGTTTCAAAACATCTTGGCGCAACAAATATTCGAATAGGAAAATGTGCCGAAATTAAAGGTCTTTTTAATATTGATAAGCTGATTGCAATTAACCAAAGCCCGATTGGGCGAACTCCGCGTTCAAACCCAGCAACTTATACTTCAGTTTTTGATGATATTCGCGAAGTTTTTGCAAACACTGAACAAGCTAGAGCACTAGGATTTTCAAAATCGAAATTTTCTTTCAATTTACAAGCAGGGCGATGTGATAAATGCCAAGGAGATGGGCAAATTAAAATTGAAATGCATTTTATGCCCGATATTTACGTTTTATGTGATCATTGTCAAGGAAAACGCTACAAACCTGACGTGCTGCAAATCCGTTTTCACGGAAAAACAATTGCAGATATTCTTGATTTAACAGTTTTAGCCGCACTTGAATTTTTTCACCATTGGCCTAAAATTGTCATAAAATTACAAACTTTAGTTGATGTCGGTCTTGGCTATATAAAACTTGGTCAATCGGCAGTTACTTTATCTGGTGGAGAGGCCCAAAGAATAAAATTAGCAACTTTTTTACAAAAAAAACCAACAGGAAAATCGCTTTTTGTTCTTGACGAACCAACAACCGGGCTGCATAATTATGATGTAGCAAATTTAATCAAAGTCTTGAACCGAATTGTTGACAACGGTGATAGTATAATAGTGATCGAGCATAATTTAGAAATAATTAAAGTAGCTGATTATATTATTGATTTAGGCCCGAACGGCGGAGATGATGGAGGACAAATTATTGCCAAAGGAACCCCAGAAGCTGTTGCAAAAGTTAAAGAATCCTACACAGGAATTTATTTGAAAACAATTTTAAACACAAAATAA